A region of the Sodalis ligni genome:
CCGGCCCTCTATGCGGCTGATGACGACGAGATAGCGCCGGCGGGACACGGGCATACCGGCACGGCGGTTACCCCCCCGCCAGCGGGCACGCTCTTAGCCGCAACTGCCCCTCCGGCAATGGATAGCCTGATCCACCCGTTCCTGATGCGTAATGAACAGCCGGTGCAAAAGCCCACCACGCCGCTGCCGACGCTGGATTTGCTGACCTCGCCGCCGCTGGAGGATGAACCGGTGGATATGTTCGCCCTGGAGCAGACCGCGCGGCTGGTGGAAGCCAGGCTGGCTGATTATCGGGTGAAGGCCGACGTGGTGGGCATTTCCCCCGGGCCGGTGATTACCCGTTTTGAGTTGGATCTGGCGCCGGGGGTAAAAGCGGCGCGGATATCCAATTTGTCGCGGGATCTGGCGCGCTCGCTGTCCGCGGTGGCGGTGCGCGTGGTGGAAGTGATTCCCGGCAAGCCTTACGTCGGTCTCGAACTGCCGAATAAGCGTCGCCAGACGGTGTATCTGCGTGAAGTGCTGGACTGTGACAAGTTCCGCGAAACGGTGTCCCCGCTGGCCATCGTGCTGGGCAAGGACATTGCCGGCCAGCCGGTGATTGCCGATTTGGCGAAAATGCCGCATTTGCTGGTGGCGGGCACCACCGGCTCGGGTAAATCGGTGGGGGTCAACGCCATGATCCTCAGCATGCTGTTTAAAGCGACGCCGGAAGAAGTGCGCTTTATCATGATCGACCCGAAAATGCTGGAACTGTCGGTGTATGAAGGTATTCCGCACCTGCTGACGGAAGTGGTCACCGACATGAAGGACGCCGCCAACGCGCTGAGATGGTGCGTTGGTGAAATGGAGCGCCGCTACAAGCTGATGTCGGCGCTGGGGGTGCGTAACCTGGCCGGGTACAACGAGCGTATCGAGCAGGCGGCGGCTATGGGCCGGCCGGTGCCGGATCCGTTCTGGAAGCCCGGCGACGGCATGGCGATGTCGCCGCCCATGCTGGAAAAGCTGCCCTATATCGTGGTGCTGGTGGATGAGTTCGCCGACCTGATGATGGCGGTGGGCAAAAAAGTGGAAGAGCTGATTGCCCGCCTGGCGCAAAAGGCCCGGGCCGCCGGTATCCATTTGGTATTGGCTACCCAGCGCCCCTCGGTGGACGTTATTACCGGCTTGATAAAAGCCAATATCCCTACCCGCATCGCATTCACCGTGTCGAGTAAGATAGATTCGCGCACCATTCTCGACCAGTCCGGCGCGGAGTCCCTGCTGGGCATGGGGGATATGCTTTATATGGCCCCCAATTCATCCATACCGGTCCGCGTCCATGGCGCGTTCGTGCGCGACCAGGAAGTGCACGCGGTGGTCAGCGACTGGAAAGCGCGCGGCCGTCCGCAGTATATCGACAGCATTACCAGCGCGGGCGAAGAGGGTGAGGCCGGCGCCGGCGGCCTGGACGGCGATGAAGAGCTGGATCCGCTGTTCGATCAGGCGGTGCAGTTTGTATTGGATAAACGCCGGGCTTCGATTTCCGGCGTGCAGCGCCAGTTCCGCATCGGCTACAACCGCGCCGCCCGGATTATCGAGCAAATGGAGCTGCAGGGTATCGTCAGTTCGCCGGGGCATAACGGCAACCGCGAGGTCCTGGCGCAGCAGTCAGGGGAATAACGGTAACTGCTGTCTGCGGCCCCTGTGCAAAGATGCGTAAAACGGTGACGATTTCAGAGTATTATCCTATGCCTTATCATCGTTTCTCCGATAGAGTGAGTCGTAACAGGCGGGAGGGGCCGAGAAAGCCCTTGCCACGCCTTTCTTTTTTCAAGGGATATCTATAATGAAAATACGGTTGTTTGCCGCCTGTCTGTTGAGCGCCATGGTTTCGCTGCCGGCGTTGGCCGACGATGCCCAGACATTGCAAAGCCGCCTGAACCAGGTCAACAGCTTCCATGCCAGCTTTAACCAAACCGTCACCAGCGCCGAAGGCGGTTCGGTACAGCAAGGGGAAGGCGAACTGTGGGTCAAGCGGCCCAATTTGTTTAACTGGCATATGACCTCGCCGGCTGAAAGCGTACTGATTTCCGACGGCAAAACCTTATGGTTCTATAATCCGTTTGTCGAACAGGTCACCGCCACCTGGCTGAAAAACAGCACCGGGAATACTCCGTTTATGCTGATAACCCGCAACAGCCCGGATGACTGGCGTCAATACAACGTCAAACAGCGGGGCGATATGTTTGAGCTGACGCCCAAATCCGCTGCCGGAAATTTGAAGCAGTTTACTATCAATGTAAATACCGGCGGCACCATTAACGGTTTCACCGCCGTCGAGCAGGACGGGCAGCGCAGCGCCTATCAACTGAAAAGCCAGATAAACGGCCAGATAGACGCCGCTAAATTCCGCTTCACACCGCCCAAAGGCGTGACGGTGGACGATCAACGTCAATGAGGTGAGCATGAGCAATCTGTCCCTTGATTTTTCCCGCAACGAGTTCCAGCCGCTGGCCGCGCGCATGCGTCCCGCCACCCTGGAAGAGTATGTCGGTCAGCAGCACCTGCTGGCGCCCGGCAAGCCGTTGCCGAGAGCTATCAAGAACGGACAATTGCACTCCATGATCCTGTGGGGACCGCCGGGCACCGGTAAAACCACGCTGGCGGAACTCATCGGCCGCTACGGTAACGCGGACGTGGAGCGTGTCTCTGCGGTCACTTCCGGCATCAAGGAAATCCGCGAGGCCATCGAGCGCGCGCGCCTCAACCGGGACGCCGGACGCCGCACCATCCTGTTCGTGGACGAAGTGCATCGTTTCAATAAAAGCCAGCAGGATGCCTTCCTGCCCCATGTGGAAGAAGGCACCATCACTTTTATCGGCGCCACCACCGAAAATCCCTCGTTTGAATTGAACTCCGCGCTGTTATCACGCGCCAAGGTCTATCTGCTCAAGGCCCTCACCGCCGAAGATATCGAGACGGTACTGTCCCAGGCCATGACGGATCCCGAGCGGGGCTACGGCGGCCAGAATATCGTTTTGCCGGACGAAACCAGGCACATGCTGGCGGAGTGGGTGAATGGCGATGCCCGGCGGGCATTGAACAGCCTGGAAATGATGGTCGATATGGCCGAACCCGATGCCCTGGGCAACCGGATTTTAACTCCGGCGCTGCTCAAGGAGATTTCCGGCGAACGAAGCGCCCGCTTTGATAACAAAGGCGATCGCTATTACGATCTGATCTCCGCGCTGCATAAGTCCGTACGCGGTTCGGCTCCCGATGCGGCGCTTTACTGGTACGCGCGCATTATCACCGCCGGCGGCGATCCGCTTTACGTGGCGCGCCGCCTGCTGGCCATCGCTTCCGAAGATGTGGGCAACGCCGATCCCCGCGGCATGCAGGTGGCTCTTGCCGCCTGGGATTGCTTCACCCGGGTCGGCCCGGCGGAGGGCGAGCGTGCCATTGCCCAGGCCATCGTTTACCTGGCCTGCGCGCCGAAGAGCAATGCGGTATACACCGCCTTCAAGGCCGCCATGCAGGATGCTCGGGAAAACACCGATTTCGACGTGCCGGCGCATTTGCGCAACGCCCCCACCAAGCTGATGAAAGAGATGGGACTGGGGGCGGAGTATCGCTACGCCCATGACGAACCTAACGCCTACGCCGCCGGTGAGAACTATTTCCCGCCGGAAATGGCCGCCACGCGCTACTACCATCCCAGCACCCGCGGACTGGAGGCGAAGATTGCTGAAAAGCTTGCCTGGCTTGACGCGCAGGATCAAAATAGCCCAATAAAACGCTACCGATAAACAGCCTGTTGCGGTAAGGTGAGCGGGAATAAATGGGTTGCCGCGACAGCCCGAAAAGGCCGCGGGAAGTCTTAAACATCAATCTGATATAAATTTGACAACTCTCACTTTGACGGCTGTCAATTTAACAACAACAAGCACAGGACTAGCATGCTCGATCCTAATCTACTGCGTAATGAGCTGGACGCGGTTGCCGAGAAACTGGCTCGCAGAAGTTTCAAGCTGGATGTCGATACTCTGCGTAAATATGAAGAACGCCGTAAGGTGTTGCAGGTAGAAACCGAAACGCTGCAGGCCGAACGCAATTCCCGATCCAAATCGATCGGCGCGGCGAAAGCCCGTGGAGAAGATATCGAGCCTTTGCGTCAGGAGGTGAATCTTCTGGGTGAGCGCCTGGATGCCGCCAAGGCCGAACTGGATATATTGCAAAATAGTATCCGCGACATGGCGTTGTCCATACCCAACATTCCCGATGACGTGGTGCCCTTCGGCAAAGACGAAAATGATAACCAGGAAATCAGCCGCTGGGGCGAACCCAAGCAGTATGATTTTCCGGTGCGCGATCACGTGGCCTTGGGTGAAATGTCCGACGGGCTTGATTTTGCCGCCGCGGTGAAACTGACCGGCACGCGTTTTGTGGTCATGAAAGGGCAGATTGCCCATCTGCACCGGGCGTTGTCGCAGTTCATGCTGGACCTGCACACTGAGCAGCATGGCTATCTTGAAACCTACGTGCCCTATCTGGTGAACCATGCTTCACTGTACGGTACCAGCCAACTGCCGAAATTCGCCGAAGATTTGTTCCATACCCAGCCCCTCAGTGAAGAAGCCGAGACCAGCGCCTATGCGTTGATTCCCACGGCGGAAGTTCCCCTGACCAATCTGGTGCGGGACGAAATTCTCGACGAAGACGTTCTGCCGCTCAAGATGACCGCCCACACCCCGTGTTTTCGCTCCGAGGCGGGTTCCTACGGTCGCGACACCCGCGGTCTCATCCGCATGCACCAGTTCGACAAGGTTGAAATGGTGCAGGTGGTGAAACCCGAAAACTCCATGCAGGCGCTGGAAGAACTCACCGCCCATGCGGAGAAGGTCCTGCAGTTGCTGAACCTGCCGTACCGTAAAATATTGCTTTGTACCGGCGATATGGGCTTCGCATCCTGCAAAACCTACGACCTGGAAGTGTGGCTGCCGGCGCAGAATACCTACCGGGAAATTTCCTCCTGTTCCAATATCGGCGATTTCCAGGCCCGCCGCATGCAGGCCCGCTATCGCAGCAAAGAGGATAAAAAACCGCGTTTGGTACACACCCTCAACGGCTCCGGCCTGGCGGTGGGACGTACGCTGGTGGCGGTCATGGAAAACTACCAGATGGCGGACGGCCGGATCGAAATACCGGCGGTGCTGGTGCCCTATATGAAAGGATTGACCCATATCGGTTGATGCAGGCTAACGGCCATCGTGAACGATGGCCGTGATTAAGCTCTTACAGCCTATCCCCTGCCTGTTTCGACCGCCGTCGCTCTCTTTGTCCCCCGATATCCCGCGGTGCCGCAAGCACCATCCTTGCCGCTATTTATTCCTTTGCGACATGGCGCGCGGTTGCCGGAATAAAACGGCTATTGCAAAAAATGCTGACGCGAATTTAGCCGCATTGACTTTTAATACCGTAGTGGCATGATGCGCACAATTTCTGCATTTTGAGTCCGGTTTCCATCCTATGTCCGTCTATTCCCGCCCGGTGGTGATGTTGCTTACCGGGCTGTTGTCGTTGACCGTTTCCATCGCCGTGCTCAATACGCTGGTGCCCCTATGGCTGTCCCATGAGTCGCTGCCTACCTGGCAAATCGGGCTGGTGGGGTCGTCCTATTTCACCGGTAATCTGGTGGGAACCCTATTGGCCGGCACGCTGATTAAACGGGTCGGCTTTAACCGCAGCTATCACTTCTCCTGCGTACTCTTTGCCGTTGCCACCCTCGGGCTGGGCTTAACCATCGATTTCGGCAGCTGGCTGCTCTGCCGGTTTGTGGCCGGCGTCGCCTGTGCGCTGGTTTGGGTGGTGGTGGAAAGCGCCCTGATGCGCCGGGGTACGATACGCACCCGCGGACAACTGCTGGCCGCTTATATGATGGTCTATTACATGGGCACGGTCATCGGCCAACTGCTGCTGAGCGGCGTATCCACCGCCTTGATGTCGGTATTGCTCTGGGTAACCGCCCTGATGATCGTGGCGGTGCTGCCGCTGCTGTTCAACCGCATAGACGGACAGGGCACCGAGTCCCCCCGTGCCCCGGTCTGGCCGATGCTGCTGCGCCGCAATGCCCGCCTGGGCATCAATGGCTGCATCATCTCGGGCGTGGTGCTCGGTTCGCTTTACGGCCTGATGCCGCTCTATCTGTCACACCAGGGACTGAGCGACGGCAAGGTGGGATACTGGATGGCGCTGCTGGTGAGCGCCGGTATCGTCGGACAATGGCCGGTAGGTCGCCTGGCGGACCGTTTCGGGCGCTTGATGATATTGCGGGTGCAGGTATTTATGGTCATTATCGGCAGCTTGTCTATGCTGAGCGACGCCGCCATGGTTCCCGCGCTGTTCCTGCTAGGCTGCTCGGGATTCACCCTTTATCCGGTGGCCATGTCATGGGCCTGTGAAAAGGTGCCCACCCATGAACTGGTGGCAATGAACCAAGCCCTGCTGCTCAGCTACACCATCGGCAGCCTGGCTGGCCCGAGCATGACCGCCATACTGATGCAGCGCTATTCGGATCAGTGGCTGTTTGTTATCATCTCCGGGGTAGCCCTGATTTATCTGGTGATGCTGCTGCGCAAAGCGGACAGGCACCATACGCCGGTCACCACCGCCTGATAAAGTGACAAACGGCCTTGGCGTGCAGGCCCGCAATCGCTGAAGCTTAAACCAAGCGTGTTAAAGGGAGAGCGCGCCGATGTGGTCGAAGCGGGCGTGGTGTTCCCGCCCGCCCGATTAGGCGCTGGCGCTATGCCGCCGGCAATTCACTGCGATTAAGCACCGCGCAATCCTCAGCGTTCTGACGTTCAAAACGCAAGCAGCGCGTATGATAGCGGGCGACACTGTTACGATGGGCCACGCTAACCAGCGTCACGTCCGGCAAGGTTTCCGTCAGTAGCCGGTACATCAGCTGCTCATTCTCATCGTCCAGCGCGCTGGTGGCCTCATCCAGAAACAGAATATCCGGCTTGATCAACAGCGCCCTGGCAAATGCCAGCCTTTGCTGCTCGCCGGGAGACAACCAATGGCTCCAGTTCAATTCTTTATCCAGCATAGGCCGCAAATGGGCCAGCTGGCATTCATCCAGCATCGACAGCATCTGCTCCCGGCTGAAATGATCCGGCGCTTCCGGATAACACAGCGCCCCCAGCAAACTGCCGATGGGAATATAGCTGCGCTGGGGCAAAAACAGCACTTTCATACCGCTGTGCAAACCAATACCCCCTGAACCATAAGGCCATATACCGGCAATGGCGCGCAGCAGCGTAGACTTACCGCAGCCGGACGGACCCACTATCAACACCTTCTCACCCGGCGCAATGGACTGCGTCGCCCCGTGGAACAGCGCCCGCCCGGTGGGAATGGTGAGCGTCAAATCCGTCAATGCCAACGCCGCCCCCGCGGTTGGCTGACGCACTATGTCGGTGTTCTGGCTGCTGTGGCGTTCCACCGCAGCGTTGAACCCCGCCAGCCGGTTAATGCAGGCCTTCCAGCTAGCCAACTGGTTAAAGGCGTCGATAAACCAGGACAACGCCCCTTGAATCTCGCCAAACGCCGAGGAAATTTGCATCAGAGTACCGAGCTGGATGGCGCCGGAGAAATAACGCGGCGCCGCCACCAGAATCGGGAAGATAATGGCAAACTGACCGTAAAAATTACTGGCCACGTTCAGCCGCCGGCTGACGCGCATAATGGACCACCAGTTGGCGCGAATGGCTTCAAACCTGCCGTCCAACTGTTTAGCTTCCCGCGGCTCGCCCTGGTAAAGGGCGATGGCGTCATTGTTTTCACGGATACGGATCAGTCCGAAACGAAAATTCGCCTCAAATCTTTCCTGCTCAAAACCCAAACGTACCAGCGGCCGGCCGACCTTCCATATCAGCAGCGATCCCATTCCAGCATATAAAATGGCAAACCACACCATATAACCGGGCACCGTGAAAAGATGGCCGCTCAGGGTAACGGAGATGGGACCGCTTACCGACCAGAGAATGGAAATAAAAGAGACAAATGTCACGACGCTTGAAAGCAAACCCAGCGCCAGCGACAGCGTGCCGCTGGTAAGGGCATTCAAATCTTCAGCAATACGCTGGTCGGGGTTATCAACGGTCTGTTGCTGTTCGGTATGGTAATAGACGTGGTGCTGTAACCACTTATCCATATATTGCCGGGTCATCCAGCGCCGCCAATACATTTGCAGGCCCTGGGTCAGGTAGATTTTATAGATGGATATGACGATAAATATCAGCGCCAGCCAGGTAAAATAGATAAGCTGACTTTTGAACACCGGGAAATTTTTATTCTGCAGCGCATCGTAAAATACCCGGTTCCATTGGTTAAAAAGAACGCTGATATACACCGTGGTTAAAGAGAGGATAACAATCACCGCCAGCATTCCCCAGGCACGCCACTTTTCCTCGGAACGCCAAAAGGGCTTTATCAACTGCCACACTTCCCGCCAGTGCGCGGTTTTAATTTCTGCTGCTTTCATATGTTAGCGATCATTTCAATTGCCAAAGCCATCATAATACGTCATCACTGGAAACTTCTCTGGAAAAAATAGGCCAGTTTGGTAAGTAAACATGTAATGTACAGGCGCTTTATTGACAATAGGCAAGCGGGGAAGGGGCGGATAACCAGGCAGAACACCTGCCCTGCCGAAAATTGTCCCGGCAGGGCGGAGGAAGATACGGTCTGAAAATACGTTATTATACCCGTCATACTTCAAGTTGCAGGTACGTTGTTTTTCTGCAACTCGAATTATTTAGGGTATATCACGAGCAGCGGCGGGGCAGCAGTTAATACATCACTTTATGGCCGTACCCGGCCAAAATAGCTTTTACATGCTCCATGGTTTCCGTGGTGGGAGGATTCACTCCTTCGAGCTTATATTCTTCACCCATGGCTATCCATTTGTGTTTACCCAGCTCATGGTAGGGCAACAATTCGATTTTTTCGATATTGGCCATATCCTTGGTGAATTCACCCAGCATATGCACCGATTTATCATCATCCGACCAGCCGGGCACCACCACATACCGCAGCCAGGTGCGTTTGTTGATCTTTTGCAGATAGCGGGCAAAATCCAGCACGCGGTGGTTGGAAACACCCACCAGGTTTTGATGGATATCGTCGTTCATTTCCTTGATATCGAGCATCACCAGGTCGGTCACGTCCAGCAGTTCGTCAATGACCTCATCGTAACGCCGCACGTAGCCGTTGGTGTCAAGGCAGGTATTGATGCCTTCGGCATGGCAGGCGCGAAACCAGTCGCGCACGAATTCAGCCTGCAAAATCGCCTCGCCGCCGGACGCGGTGACGCCGCCGCCGGAAGCATTCATAAAGTGCCGGTAGGTGACCACCTCTTTCATGATCTCCTCAACGGATATTTCGCGGCCGGCGTGCAAATCCCAGGTGTCGCGGTTGTGGCAATAGAGGCAACGGAGCAGGCAGCCCTGGAAGAAAATGATAAAACGAATGCCCGGACCATCGACGGTACCGCAGGATTCAAACGAATGGATGCGACCAAGTACTGACATTGCGGGGTTTTCTCCATCTTTGCAGGAAGTGTGTTTTGGCTGAACGACTCTGTTTATCTGCTGCTTATCTGCTTAAAGTAGCGCTTTCAGCCAAAGCATATTCACCTGAACGTGCTGACAATCACCCGGTGCAGGTGATAAAAAGGCCCCACTTTCGTGGAGCCTTTATTTTACGCCTTTTCAGACGGTGAGGGAAATTACATCGACGCCGTGAAGGTACGGGTGATAACGTCCTTCTGCTGTTCTTTGGTCAATGAATTGAAGCGTACCGCATAACCGGACACACGGATGGTCAGGTTCGGGTAGTCTTCCGGATGTTCCATGGCCGCCAGCAGCATTTCACGGTTCATCACGTTGACGTTCAGATGCTGACCGCCTTCCACGCCGGCTTCATGATGGAAGTAACCGTCCATCAAGCCTGCCAGGTTGGCTTTACGTACGTCGTCATCCTTGCCCAGTGCTTTAGGCACGATGGAGAAGGTATAAGAAATACCGTCTTTCGCGTAGGCAAACGGCAGTTTGGCAACGGATGTCAGAGAAGCGACAGCGCCTTTCTGGTCACGACCGTGCATCGGGTTGGCACCCGGTCCAAACGGCGCGCCTGAACGACGTCCGTCAGGAGTGTTACCGGTCTTCTTACCGTAAACCACGTTAGAGGTAATGGTAAGAATGGACTGAGTCGGTACAGCGCCACGGTAGGTCGGCAGCTTCTGAATTTTCTTCATGAAACGTTCAACCAGGTCGCAAGCGATGTCATCGACGCGGGAGTCGTTGTTACCGAACTGCGGGTATTCGCCTTCGATGTCGAAATCAACGGCCATGCCATCAGCATCACGTACCGGTTTGACCTTGGCGTACTTGATGGCGGACAGGGAGTCGGCGGCGACGGACAGACCGGCGATGCCGCAAGCCATGGTGCGATAGACATCACGGTCATGCAGGGCCATCAGCGATGCTTCGTAGCTGTATTTATCATGCATATAGTGGATGATGTTCAGCGCGGTGACATACTGCTTGGCCAGCCAATCCATGAAGTGATCCATGCTGTTTAGCACGGTATCGTAATCCAGGACTGCGTCGGCAATCGGCGCGGTTTTCGGACCGACCTGGATTTTGGCTTTTTCGTCCATGCCGCCGTTGATTGCGTACAGAACCATTTTAGCCAGGTTGGCGCGGGCGCCGAAGAACTGCATTTGTTTGCCGACAACCATCGGGCTTACGCAACAGGCAATGGCGTAATCGTCATTGTTGAAATCGGGACGCATCAGGTCGTCGTTTTCATACTGTACGGAAGAGGTATCGATGGAAACCTTGGCGGTAAATTTCTTCCAGCTGATCGGCAAT
Encoded here:
- a CDS encoding MFS transporter, with protein sequence MSVYSRPVVMLLTGLLSLTVSIAVLNTLVPLWLSHESLPTWQIGLVGSSYFTGNLVGTLLAGTLIKRVGFNRSYHFSCVLFAVATLGLGLTIDFGSWLLCRFVAGVACALVWVVVESALMRRGTIRTRGQLLAAYMMVYYMGTVIGQLLLSGVSTALMSVLLWVTALMIVAVLPLLFNRIDGQGTESPRAPVWPMLLRRNARLGINGCIISGVVLGSLYGLMPLYLSHQGLSDGKVGYWMALLVSAGIVGQWPVGRLADRFGRLMILRVQVFMVIIGSLSMLSDAAMVPALFLLGCSGFTLYPVAMSWACEKVPTHELVAMNQALLLSYTIGSLAGPSMTAILMQRYSDQWLFVIISGVALIYLVMLLRKADRHHTPVTTA
- the serS gene encoding serine--tRNA ligase: MLDPNLLRNELDAVAEKLARRSFKLDVDTLRKYEERRKVLQVETETLQAERNSRSKSIGAAKARGEDIEPLRQEVNLLGERLDAAKAELDILQNSIRDMALSIPNIPDDVVPFGKDENDNQEISRWGEPKQYDFPVRDHVALGEMSDGLDFAAAVKLTGTRFVVMKGQIAHLHRALSQFMLDLHTEQHGYLETYVPYLVNHASLYGTSQLPKFAEDLFHTQPLSEEAETSAYALIPTAEVPLTNLVRDEILDEDVLPLKMTAHTPCFRSEAGSYGRDTRGLIRMHQFDKVEMVQVVKPENSMQALEELTAHAEKVLQLLNLPYRKILLCTGDMGFASCKTYDLEVWLPAQNTYREISSCSNIGDFQARRMQARYRSKEDKKPRLVHTLNGSGLAVGRTLVAVMENYQMADGRIEIPAVLVPYMKGLTHIG
- a CDS encoding ABC transporter ATP-binding protein/permease — encoded protein: MKAAEIKTAHWREVWQLIKPFWRSEEKWRAWGMLAVIVILSLTTVYISVLFNQWNRVFYDALQNKNFPVFKSQLIYFTWLALIFIVISIYKIYLTQGLQMYWRRWMTRQYMDKWLQHHVYYHTEQQQTVDNPDQRIAEDLNALTSGTLSLALGLLSSVVTFVSFISILWSVSGPISVTLSGHLFTVPGYMVWFAILYAGMGSLLIWKVGRPLVRLGFEQERFEANFRFGLIRIRENNDAIALYQGEPREAKQLDGRFEAIRANWWSIMRVSRRLNVASNFYGQFAIIFPILVAAPRYFSGAIQLGTLMQISSAFGEIQGALSWFIDAFNQLASWKACINRLAGFNAAVERHSSQNTDIVRQPTAGAALALTDLTLTIPTGRALFHGATQSIAPGEKVLIVGPSGCGKSTLLRAIAGIWPYGSGGIGLHSGMKVLFLPQRSYIPIGSLLGALCYPEAPDHFSREQMLSMLDECQLAHLRPMLDKELNWSHWLSPGEQQRLAFARALLIKPDILFLDEATSALDDENEQLMYRLLTETLPDVTLVSVAHRNSVARYHTRCLRFERQNAEDCAVLNRSELPAA
- the pflA gene encoding pyruvate formate lyase 1-activating protein; the encoded protein is MSVLGRIHSFESCGTVDGPGIRFIIFFQGCLLRCLYCHNRDTWDLHAGREISVEEIMKEVVTYRHFMNASGGGVTASGGEAILQAEFVRDWFRACHAEGINTCLDTNGYVRRYDEVIDELLDVTDLVMLDIKEMNDDIHQNLVGVSNHRVLDFARYLQKINKRTWLRYVVVPGWSDDDKSVHMLGEFTKDMANIEKIELLPYHELGKHKWIAMGEEYKLEGVNPPTTETMEHVKAILAGYGHKVMY
- a CDS encoding replication-associated recombination protein A; this encodes MSNLSLDFSRNEFQPLAARMRPATLEEYVGQQHLLAPGKPLPRAIKNGQLHSMILWGPPGTGKTTLAELIGRYGNADVERVSAVTSGIKEIREAIERARLNRDAGRRTILFVDEVHRFNKSQQDAFLPHVEEGTITFIGATTENPSFELNSALLSRAKVYLLKALTAEDIETVLSQAMTDPERGYGGQNIVLPDETRHMLAEWVNGDARRALNSLEMMVDMAEPDALGNRILTPALLKEISGERSARFDNKGDRYYDLISALHKSVRGSAPDAALYWYARIITAGGDPLYVARRLLAIASEDVGNADPRGMQVALAAWDCFTRVGPAEGERAIAQAIVYLACAPKSNAVYTAFKAAMQDARENTDFDVPAHLRNAPTKLMKEMGLGAEYRYAHDEPNAYAAGENYFPPEMAATRYYHPSTRGLEAKIAEKLAWLDAQDQNSPIKRYR
- the lolA gene encoding outer membrane lipoprotein chaperone LolA, with translation MKIRLFAACLLSAMVSLPALADDAQTLQSRLNQVNSFHASFNQTVTSAEGGSVQQGEGELWVKRPNLFNWHMTSPAESVLISDGKTLWFYNPFVEQVTATWLKNSTGNTPFMLITRNSPDDWRQYNVKQRGDMFELTPKSAAGNLKQFTINVNTGGTINGFTAVEQDGQRSAYQLKSQINGQIDAAKFRFTPPKGVTVDDQRQ